DNA from Nitrospira sp.:
CATACTGTCCAGGACAGACCGCAGGAAGACGGTCTTGTCTCGGAGATCCCTGGCCATTCGCGCACGTTCAAGCGCGTAGCGAAGCGAACGTTGCAGGAGGGGGCCGGTCACTTGGCCCTTCACCAGGTAGTCCTGCGCGCCCTCCTGGATCAGTTGTAACCCCAGGGCCTCGTCTTCCAGGCTGGTCATCACGACGATGGGGATGCCCATCGCGACCTTGTGCATGGCGATCAGCGTGGCGAATCCCTGACTGTCGGGCAACGACAAATCGAGCAGGACGATCTCGATCCCTCCTGCTTGCACGGAGCTGATTCCCTTGGCCAGTCGGTCGACATGGGTGAGGGCAAACCGGTCGGCGCCCGCTTCCGCCAAGAGTTCACGCAGCAGACGCGCATCCCCGGCATTGTCTTCGACCAACAGGATCTCTGTGGGCTTGCCGCTCACTTCATGCCGTTCTGTTGGTGGCGGGTAACACGACGATGCCGAGCCAGAAGTCTTCGATGGATCGCACCACCCGGATGAACTGATCGAGATCGACCGGCTTCGTGATGTAGCAATTGGCGTGAAGGTTGTAGGACTTCAACACGTCCTGTTCATCCTGGGATGTCGTCAGGACCACGACAGGAATGCGTTTCAGCGCCTCGTCGGCCTTGATGGTGGCCAACACCTCGCGACCGTCTCGCTTGGGAAGGTTCAGATCGAGCAGAATCAGATGGGGGCGCGGCGCCGCGGCATAGGGACCCTCCTTCCGGAGATAGGCTAAGGCCTCCATGCCGTCTTTGATCACGTTCAGATTGTTGATGACCTTGGCTTCCTTCAATGCTTCCCTTGTCAGGCGAACATCACCGGGATTATCCTCGACCAGAAGAATTTCGATCGGCTTCACTAACTCAGGTACCATGCGACTTTTGCTCCTTTCATTTCGTCAGTGATCCAGGTTCTGTGTGGATTGGTCCGGTTCCTCATCGGGAATGGTGAAATAAAACGTCGCTCCCTTGCCAAGCTCCGATTCCACCCACATGCGCCCGCCATGACGTTCGACGATCTTCTTGCAGATCGCCAGGCCGATGCCGGTCCCAGGGTATTCTTCTCTCGTGTGGAGCCTCTGGAAAATGACGAAAATCCGATCCGCGTACTGGGGGTCGATCCCGATGCCGTTGTCATGAATGGAAAACACCCACTCGCCGGCGCTTCGCTTGGCGGAGACATGAATGCGCGGCGGCTGTTCCCCGCTGAATTTGACGGCATTGCTCAATAGGTTTTGGAACAGTTGCACCAACTGTTTTTCGTCGCCCATCACGGCCGGCAGGGGGTCATGGGTGATCTCAGCTCGGCTTTCCTTGACGGCGTTGACCAAGTTGTCCAGCGCAGAGTTGAGGGCGATTCCTACCGAAGTGGGCTCGAACCGTCGGCCTCCCGTGCTGACTCGTGAATAGGCCAGCAGGTCCTGAATCAATTTCTGCATGCGACCGGCGCCGTCGACGGCAAAGGCGATGAATTCATCCGCATCAGCATCGAGTTTCCCCTTGTAGCGCTTCGCCAAAAGTTGCGTATAACTGCTCACCATGCGGAGGGGCTCCTGCAAGTCGTGCGAAGCCACATAGGCGAATTGTTGGAGGTCGGCATTGGAACGGCCCAATTCCGCCACGGACCGCTCCAAGTCTTGTCGCGCCTTCACCAGCTCGTTCCGCTCACGTCCCAATTTCCATGAGACCCATATGCCGTATCCGGTCAACGGGAGGACGACCATGAGTCCGATTCCCCCCACCATCCATACCAACCGATCGACCGGGGCGTAGACCTGGTCGTGGTCCAGGCGAAACAAGACCAGCCAGTCGAAGCCGAGAAAACTCCCGTACCCTCTGGTCCATGCATAGCCGGTGACGACCGCGTGTCCTCGGCGATGATGGGCTTCTTCCACGAAACCTGGTCGATCCCGCGCAAGGGCGGCTTGCGAAGGCAGGGCCAACTTCACCGG
Protein-coding regions in this window:
- a CDS encoding Two-component transcriptional response regulator, LuxR family — translated: MVPELVKPIEILLVEDNPGDVRLTREALKEAKVINNLNVIKDGMEALAYLRKEGPYAAAPRPHLILLDLNLPKRDGREVLATIKADEALKRIPVVVLTTSQDEQDVLKSYNLHANCYITKPVDLDQFIRVVRSIEDFWLGIVVLPATNRTA
- a CDS encoding Phytochrome, two-component sensor histidine kinase, whose product is MILGFPLQNPVDTARMETVVRNVTPKPGFIANRTRWTEGILPLVLLLCFVIATALGLYALSFLRTVLVSERGRELAMNAAAVADTLDRVLFERYGDIQLFANDGVLREGTRDEKTARLLQYKRLYQYYSWLGVADEHGRLLAATDPFPAQDSQGLNPDSFEAVRRTGTVHLEDAHPSSASQRTMAVGFTAPIYGPGGAFRGVVATRVPLQNLRTIFEQEGRLRYGDIAYDWLLLDREGIVLGEKHRPTGTNGDPVKLALPSQAALARDRPGFVEEAHHRRGHAVVTGYAWTRGYGSFLGFDWLVLFRLDHDQVYAPVDRLVWMVGGIGLMVVLPLTGYGIWVSWKLGRERNELVKARQDLERSVAELGRSNADLQQFAYVASHDLQEPLRMVSSYTQLLAKRYKGKLDADADEFIAFAVDGAGRMQKLIQDLLAYSRVSTGGRRFEPTSVGIALNSALDNLVNAVKESRAEITHDPLPAVMGDEKQLVQLFQNLLSNAVKFSGEQPPRIHVSAKRSAGEWVFSIHDNGIGIDPQYADRIFVIFQRLHTREEYPGTGIGLAICKKIVERHGGRMWVESELGKGATFYFTIPDEEPDQSTQNLDH